TTGTAGGGAGAGCAAGATGACGTGTTTCTAGATACATACAAAGACGAGGGAGAAGATGGTGAAGGTGAGATCCAGGCCAAGGGTTCACTATCTGAAACAGAAATTGAATTTGATTCAGATGATGAACTCTGGGATTCAGATGAATCAGACACTGAGTTTGGTGATGATTTGGCGTCCTCCACAACACCAGAAGCAACCTTTGTAGATCTGCAGAATGAGGACCTTCATGTGCAACCATAAGCGGTAACAAAGAACGGATTGTGTGCATTGTGCAGTGAATTGATGCGTGAGATAAGTCTTGACTTGCTCGATGTTGATCAATAGTGAAAGATACTAAGTGCGTCACATGCAAAGATTTTAAGCTTTCGGAAGCTATGTagatttatatagtttataaaatacACATCTCACTCTCCTCTGTAACAAGATAGGACTCAAATAATTTAGACCCACAAGTTTAAAGATACTATCCTACATGGTTCACCATCAAAACCACATGCCCTTCTCATACGAGTAGCAAGAAAAATACATTTCCCTgggttatatatgtatatgtttctcttttctgtCAAGGGAAGATATAGTAAGAAATCCACAAGGTTTTTCACCTACGAGCCAGTCTCTGGCCAGCTCCAGCGAGTAAAGCCTTACCAATGACGCCGGTGTGAAGGCCGCAAGCCAATGCGACACCTCCTACAACGACCCATTTCCAGTCCATTCTCAAATGGTCCCGTTGTCTCCTTGCATAATCCATTGCTCTGCTTCTGTCTTCATCTCTTGAAGATGATTCTGCAGAATCCATGTTCAATTTTGTTGTGATCCTTGCCATTTGGGCGATATGTGATAGAGGTGAGCCTGATTTTCTGGCGGCCTGGTAGGCTCGTAAACCAGAGTTTAGCTTCTTGACGGCTCCCCACATGCCATGACGGACACCTAACTTTGCTACATCTTTTGGGATTCCCATATCTTCATAGTGGACTAGGGATACTTCACAAGCCGTTTGCTGTCCATCTCCTTTCCGGGATTCAACTGCATTTGTATTATATTTgcttaaaaaacaaattctatcCCAGCTTAACAAAGAAGACTTGCATTTCAAAAGGCTTACCTGCTCTGATAACCCAACTCGAGAAATAAAGCTCAACACGCCTTGGCTTATCACGCTTTGGTAGAGCTGGATAAGGAACTCCCTACAATATCGAACAGATGTTAGGTATAGTTCTAAGATTTGAGCTTCATTTAGTGATGGATAAACCTAACAAAGAAGATAACCTTATGCTAATGCATTATAGAGATAAGGCGCTTATCTTCTCTGATATATCCATAAAATGCATCTCCCAGAGAAGTAGAAGCATGTTCCATGAAATATCAAAGAAGATAAGCGCCTTAGTACTGAGCTTTGAGCATTGTTTCACCATAGAAACTTAATGTGAGGTTTAAGTGAAACAGATGttggatttttctttatttgaccCATGTTTTTCACTGATTTAGTGATGATTCAATGAAACTTGATAGAACTGGAAACTAAGTGACAAGTATCTCCACGCATTTAGAATTCTCAAAGCCAAACTTTGATGTTCTTTCTCCTACAGAGATAAATGCTACACGCAATCGACCCGTGGAAGGCAACAACAAGTTAACGTAGTATGACATTACCTTTGTCACACAATAAAACTTCTTTCCCGACTCCCATATTCTCCGGCCAATGATATAGTCTCGGTCACTACAGAAAAAGGGAAActgcaaacaaaagaaattagtaATGACAATTAAACTGGGAGTTGCTAACTAAGATGACCAAAGTATCAATAGTCCAGAAACCTTTTTTCTCCACTGGACAATCATTGTTCCTGTCTGAGTGTCCTCCTCCAAAGTTTTGAAGTTGGCAAGCATAAAATCCCATTTAGGTCGAAACTCATCATCCCAGAAGAAATCCCTAACAACATCTGGAGTCGCATCCTCAAACACAGTTTGACTGCGATAAATAACTGGACCTGACTGAAAAACAATACAACCTTTCAGGCTAAAAACACAAGCAGATAAAATGTTTCTACatctagtaattaaaaattCCCCAATTCTATAGAGCAAGAAAACAGTTTTCAAGTAAAAAAGGTCATAAAAATGCCACACAAAGGAGTAAATGCAGCAATGCATCAGATGGTGCCCAAAAGAACCGAAGCTAAACAAGGAAACACaatgaatattattaaaaacCACAATGGATAGATCATTAAACAAATGATCGTCCATAGCTATCCCAAAGAAACATACCTCCCACATAAATTACCAATAATCTAAAAGCAGGTCTCTGAATCATATGCCAAACAAATTTCTCTAAAGCGTTTAATTTTCCAACAAAGTATCTGGCCTACTACTCAATGAGTTAGCTATTTCCTTAATCTACATGATTCAGTACCATAACAAAACGGATACAAAGCAAAGAGTTAAAAATGTGAGATTACCTCAGGCTCATGACGCCAAGCCTGGTAGCTCATATTAGGAGTAGTCTTATCCATCATAGGTTGCCACTCCATATTTGCATTCCCAACTTCAAGCAGCTGAAGCAGATGCTCTAAATCATTCTCTGTCACAATATCCTCTGTCACCAATGTTGTATTATTGCTACCCCTGCAATACAAATACCCTCATAttataaccaaaatcaattaacccataaaaaaaaaaaaagaaaaatcacttCTTTTCCCCAATGTGATTGCTATACTAAAAGATAATGCAAACTAAATACCTTAATCTAGCTCAATTAAAAAGCAAACGTTACGTTTCAAAACAGAGAACCAAACTTGTATATCTATATTGCTTCAGCTAATATCATATACACTAACCCCGATTCATCAGTTTCTTCAACAGGGGAAGCAGACCCAACCGACGATTTATTAGCTCTGTTGTCGTTCCTAGACCAGATGGTGCGACAAACGGAGAAAGCAGAGAGAGCGGTGAAAGCAAGCCAAAGACGACGAGCACCAAAACCAGGAGGTGCAGTCCAAAGAAACCGAAGCTTAGAACGAAACCCTAAATAGATCAATCCGGTCCATCTAGGACGCCAAGACCATCCGATCAATAAACCGATCATAACAGCAAGCCAAATCGGGACTGCACATAGCAAGACGTCGACGAATGTTTCTGTAAACGAAGGGTTCTTGAAGAAATGCAACAGATCAGAATAAGTCTCATCATCCATGGCGGtggggttcttttttttttttaatccaatttggatgagaaaaaaaatgttagattCCCGGAGGAAAATGGGATTCTGAGATCGCCAGAAATTTAAACGACATGAATCATGAGAATccaagacgaagacgaagacgacggagaagaaagggataatataatttttttttttaattttaattgggtttggtgattttaatcggaaaaaaaaataaaaaatgatatttgcTGTGCTTGAAACGACGTTGGCGGGTGATAAGAGATGATAAGGGGGGATACAGCACGGTGGAGATGACGTGGCGCTTTCGTTGACCGACAATATATTAACTACGCGTCGGATCTAAGCGCGTTTGTGTTCGGTAATGAGAggaatatactctcaatatttaattattgttgttgGGTTTTAGATTATAGAAGCAACGTTTTGTCAAATACTAATGGGTCATTTACTCATTAGGATAAGATTTAAGAGCCTAATTAGTAATGAATGTTATAGATTATAGAAGGGTAAAGATTTTGTTGAACGGATTATtagcaaagaaaagaagattttgaGGAATTTTTTTTACTGAGAATATAGCAGCTACATGAGGATTGAGGAGGTGAGAGAGACGCGGGGATAAGGGAGCGTGTAGAAaagaaaggtaaagaaaaaaagtggaTAAGAGAGAGATAAGTTAGCAGAGTGATTCACGTGTGTTGCTGGGATGTTGGGGTAATTATATGCCTCTTATACAGTGGTTCGGCCTGTAGCTTTTAGCCATCTAATGTTTCACACTTAGGTGGTGGTGTAAGCCTTTTTTAGGCCCATTTACACTGTGTTGATTCtcaaatagaattttttttgtttttgtgggttattggttttatgatttttgttatgAATTTCTATCGatttggaaattaaaaaaaatgatgtgttattcaattattgattttaaaatacttatcaagataatgtgttattggttatataatttataaatcctactatattaattgtgaagtacaaatatgaaattaacattcgaatgtataaaaaattataatgaaatgcCATTAGAAATAGTACAAACAAAGATAAAATCATTAAGGGTACTAAAGACAATTACTCatctaattaaaatattaattggcgtaaaaataaaaattagtgcAACTAAATACCGATATACTTGCACCTAAAATAAGACATCACTAGGTACCAACCCGTACATAGGGCGGGATAAAtcgattcaaataaaaattatgaataatattattatttaagatttaagatttgtttgtataaataaaatctgtaaGTAAAGTTTTTAATCTGTTTATTCAAGTTTGcgtttaatttgtgtaaaaatatgtttaatccGTAAAATATGTAAACGTGAACAAAAATTTAAACCTAGCGGAGAAAGTTTTgatgtatttttgtgtttctaaaatcaaattcatatcttttatGGTTCACATGGTTATCTACATCACTATGTCatttaatagataaataaatattttttagactaactggtttaatttaaaataatccTAAGtgtaaaaatgcaatgagaaaattgtataaaaaatggtaaataataaaaaaagtgtAGTTCTGGTGGAAAGTTATAGGGCAAAATGATTGTCTAGggttttcaaaaaattcaatAGCATGGATACCATGTTAAGATTGCTGAGcgacatatatttaaatagtcattagaatttttatataggagaaaaaggttttgtttttcaaaactttaaattGGTGAATAGTTATAAGATTGTATAATTAGTGCAACTAAATACCGATATACATGCACCTAAAATAAGATATCATTATAgcttctctctcacactctttctctcccatttTCACGAAggtgaaaaaaacaataagatgaAAAGCCCCGTTAATGACATAATCTATAGTAATTATGTTTCGATAttatcattagaaaaaatttcACATAactaacatattattattaataaggTTATGAGATATCCACTCAAACAAGCATAATCATTGACGACGTACCCCGGTGAATAGAAGCAAAATACGAGAAGATGATTTATCAGACTCTTCAAATGGTAGATATAATTTTGACGGAACTTCacttatttaactaattataaatgAATCACTCTGTTCAAAGTGTAGATGATTCAGAAAATTATGgtgaacaagtttttggttGTAGTAATTAATAAGAATGATCTAAAACACCATTATATAAATTCTGTAAAAAACATTTCTaacatacaaattattatatataagcaaacaaaattataacacAAAGGATTATTAataacataacaacaacaaaaatttatatcagATAAAAAGTTCAGTCTGCGGTTTACCGCAGGTTAATAcctattatttaattaaaatcatatgttattcatttaatgatttgtttttggatttcaaaatccacattatgttttaaatggatttaaatggatttgaaagcgtaaaatagaatgattcaaatccaaggataaaacatgttatttcaaaattcatatgttttgatttctattatttacaattctatatggatttagaaatcacatctccaataacagcccttaaattaatgtttttgtcttttttatagtttaatatttatttatatttttaagtataacataatatatgtattttgtttctgattttacCACATTTGTACTTTTATTCTGATTGTCTAGATCCTCTTTTTGGATTGTATATCTTTTGTACgatgattttttatattaatactccatctatttcaaaatattggatgttttaattaaaagcAGATTAAGAATTgactacttttaaaaatttcatcaatcataaacaaaactacataataaaaattattaaattaatcaaaaagttgcatagaaacttgaaaacatatattatgaatcacaaaaacttttctaaaatatcATATGTTATGAAACGGAGGAGTATAAGTTATTTTGACGAAAAGTCGAAAAGTATCATATTTAGCATTTTACATTTAAACGttaaccgcttaaaattacataaaattagtaataaaaataatcaaatactTTCGATTAAGAATCAAACTAACAAATTGAATTAATGTTTGTGGTGGAACAAACACTCACACGGGCAAAGGAGATGTGACTTTTCTTGGCTACAAAAGTCCGGACCTAGACGGTTATAAGGAGAAGTCTGGTCTTTGGAATGATGTTGATCCTCATGATGGGAATGATGTGGAGGATCTTCCTCGACCAGGAAAGAAGGCCAAAAAAGTTCCATACTTCTACCAATCGTGCAAAAGGCCTTTCAAGGACGAGGCTGCTCTCAGTGCCCACGAGAAGGGCAAACACGGGGTTTCTGAGATGATATGATGGTTATGGTGGTAAACGGACACAAGTTTAGATGATTGGATGGTTATTTTTCGAGTAATTTTTCGGTGatataatatgatatttggCGGATTACTTGTGACTTCTGAGATTTTGGAGACTTAAGTTTAGTTTCTCCTCTGTAATAAGCTACTTAACTAAGCTACTTAACTAAAatatcattgaaaaaaaaaagactcattCCGACCTTTTGAGAGTATAGAATTGAGAAATAACTCTAACAAGATAAGCAAACCAGCGATTACACCCATAAATCTAGAGAGAGAACGATTATAagattaatttaagaaaaatctcataatgaagaagatgaacagatCCACACTTTTTTGTTAAGAAGGATGAACAACATGTTCTTCAACCGTCTGTCTCCACCTATGCAAATGCAATATGAGATTCTTTTGGCCTAATAAAAGATGTTGTTTTAGTCAATGTTGTCAATGGTCTTGAAAGGTGATTAAGTTTCTGGAAAAGTCGCTTGTAATATCCTGCTAATCTCAAAAATCTCCTCGATTGCTTCAGATTCGAAAGAACTGGCCAATTTGCAACTATTGTTGgcccaaaaaaatttgatgcttcaaacaaatcaaaaattgaTGCGtcaatgtttcttttgttggatAGACTTAGTTAGAAGTTATCCTATTCCTAACTAAAGTGTGTTTTGTTAAAGAGATAAGGATGAGTTtggtttaggagttatctaaaccAAATGTTATTTCAATTAGGAATAGGATTGACGATTATATAAATTAGGGTGTTGAGTTTTGACACAACCttaagagagtttgagagattGAGAACTTAGTTTTCGATGAATTTTTCTAAGCTAATAAAAGAAGAGTTGTTCTTTTAAGTTT
The sequence above is a segment of the Camelina sativa cultivar DH55 chromosome 10, Cs, whole genome shotgun sequence genome. Coding sequences within it:
- the LOC104718985 gene encoding uncharacterized protein LOC104718985 — translated: MDDETYSDLLHFFKNPSFTETFVDVLLCAVPIWLAVMIGLLIGWSWRPRWTGLIYLGFRSKLRFLWTAPPGFGARRLWLAFTALSAFSVCRTIWSRNDNRANKSSVGSASPVEETDESGGSNNTTLVTEDIVTENDLEHLLQLLEVGNANMEWQPMMDKTTPNMSYQAWRHEPESGPVIYRSQTVFEDATPDVVRDFFWDDEFRPKWDFMLANFKTLEEDTQTGTMIVQWRKKFPFFCSDRDYIIGRRIWESGKKFYCVTKGVPYPALPKRDKPRRVELYFSSWVIRAVESRKGDGQQTACEVSLVHYEDMGIPKDVAKLGVRHGMWGAVKKLNSGLRAYQAARKSGSPLSHIAQMARITTKLNMDSAESSSRDEDRSRAMDYARRQRDHLRMDWKWVVVGGVALACGLHTGVIGKALLAGAGQRLARR